A window of the Acanthochromis polyacanthus isolate Apoly-LR-REF ecotype Palm Island chromosome 10, KAUST_Apoly_ChrSc, whole genome shotgun sequence genome harbors these coding sequences:
- the zbtb33 gene encoding transcriptional regulator Kaiso: MPSLKLISATDTQYSAGVLKSMNEQRCHGLFCDVTIIIQDKKFRAHKTILSASSTYFHQLFSVAGQVIELNFIRPQVFEEILNYIYSSKIVRVRSDMLEELISAGQILGVKFIANLAAPLSEVKGLPGLSKDTESKSDTATEMMPIITESFSISAEEFNQTNKPAGTDDDSDSDVMFVSHTDAVPKATDRKVSSGEVIDLDKVRSGDVKSNQKVESNNAVEKQEEKATPPSTTPAVKPPSSSCPNPSLLDSSPLCSPDSSSNNSSSPARVSSGSALTTPAPSSSFPPEPSSASQPSENSDIMGVHKKQVSASSRQGDFKLRLLDVSQSSAIQSNIPKPAVAAKKTVTLNTATEIDSISSGCKVYANIGENTYDIVPVKEDPGEGGSKASNGKRSLMATPLKPLDKTPASPKAGPNKKKTKTELEDHYELIMDGKTFYVCIVCKRPYVCLPSLRRHFNTHSWEKKYPCRYCNKVFALAEYRTKHEIHHTGERRYQCLLCNEMFINYQLLSGHCKQVHNQDPSGRKEKDDGDNNLYRLLPCKTVQMKSYSWLTDGQGVPVISEDGSVHHISSVGEAVHSSTQTRMLNWDDIFIKPEADMAPDSRSQPESTMNTPAQGSTEFGFVRPETY; this comes from the coding sequence ATGCCAAGTCTAAAGCTGATATCTGCAACAGACACACAGTATTCAGCAGGCGTGCTGAAGTCCATGAACGAGCAGCGATGTCATGGATTGTTCTGTGATGTCACCATTATTATACAGGACAAGAAATTCAGAGCTCACAAAACAATCCTGTCAGCCTCGAGCACGTACTTCCACCAGCTCTTCAGTGTCGCTGGACAAGTGATCGAGTTGAACTTCATCAGACCACAAGTGTTTGAGGAGATCCTCAACTATATTTACAGTTCTAAGATTGTCCGTGTTCGTTCCGATATGCTCGAGGAGCTTATCAGTGCCGGACAGATACTGGGGGTCAAGTTCATTGCAAATTTGGCTGCACCTTTATCTGAAGTTAAAGGTCTGCCTGGTTTGTCGAAGGACACAGAAAGCAAAAGTGACACAGCCACAGAGATGATGCCAATCATCACGGAGTCATTCTCAATATCCGCGGAGGAATTCAATCAGACAAACAAACCTGCAGGTACCGATGATGACTCAGACAGTGATGTAATGTTTGTCTCACATACAGATGCTGTACCGAAGGCGACCGATCGGAAAGTCAGCTCTGGTGAGGTTATTGATTTAGATAAAGTTCGTTCAGGAGACGTGAAATCAAACCAAAAGGTAGAGTCAAATAATGCAgttgaaaaacaagaagaaaaagccACACCCCCATCGACAACACCTGCTGTAAAGCCCCCCAGCAGCAGCTGTCCTAACCCCAGTTTGCTGGACAGCAGCCCTCTGTGCAGCCCGGACAGCAGCTCCAACAACTCGTCTTCCCCTGCCAGAGTTTCTTCAGGAAGTGCTCTCACAACACCAGCCCCATCGAGCAGTTTCCCCCCTGAGCCGTCGAGTGCCTCTCAGCCGTCTGAGAACAGTGATATCATGGGAGTCCACAAGAAGCAGGTCTCCGCTTCGTCTCGGCAAGGGGATTTCAAACTACGGCTCCTCGACGTGTCTCAAAGCTCAGCAATTCAAAGCAACATTCCTAAACCTGCTGTAGCGGCAAAAAAGACAGTGACACTCAATACCGCCACAGAAATCGATTCTATTTCATCAGGCTGCAAAGTGTATGCCAATATTGGAGAAAATACTTATGACATTGTCCCAGTGAAGGAAGATCCGGGGGAAGGAGGCTCTAAAGCCAGTAATGGGAAGAGATCATTAATGGCAACACCCTTAAAGCCTTTAGATAAAACACCCGCATCACCCAAGGCCGGACCAAACAAGAAGAAGACCAAAACGGAGCTGGAGGATCACTACGAGCTCATCATGGACGGGAAGACTTTCTACGTGTGCATCGTCTGTAAGCGGCCCTACGTGTGTCTGCCGAGCCTCCGCCGCCACTTCAACACCCACTCGTGGGAGAAGAAGTATCCGTGTCGCTACTGTAACAAGGTGTTTGCCCTGGCCGAGTACAGAACTAAACATGAAATCCACCACACAGGAGAGCGGAGGTACCAGTGCTTGTTGTGCAATGAAATGTTCATAAACTACCAGTTGCTCTCTGGTCACTGCAAGCAAGTCCACAATCAGGATCCCAGCGGGCGGAAGGAGAAAGACGACGGCGACAACAACTTGTACCGCCTGCTGCCGTGTAAGACCGTGCAGATGAAGTCGTACTCGTGGCTCACCGACGGGCAAGGGGTCCCCGTCATATCCGAGGACGGCAGCGTGCACCACATAAGCAGCGTTGGAGAAGCCGTCCACTCTTCCACTCAAACCAGGATGTTGAACTGGGACGACATCTTCATCAAGCCAGAAGCCGACATGGCGCCCGACAGCCGCAGCCAACCAGAGTCCACCATGAACACTCCTGCACAGGGATCCACAGAGTTTGGCTTCGTTAGACCAGAGACCTACTGA